The nucleotide sequence AACGCGGGTCGACGCTCCCGCTTTGCTTCCACTCCTTATTAAAGGTCCCGGGCTCGCCGCCGGCTGGAATCGTTCCAGGCGGCATTCGGGGACTTTCGGTTGAGTATAGATAGCGAAGAACCGACCGTGTGCCCGGGGCGGGCTCGCCGGGCGGCGCCGGCGACGCCTGCGGGGAAATGAACGGGTCGGGGTCGCCCGCGCGAGGACGCGCGGTTTCTATAATTATCGGTAATGAACCCGCTCGCCAAAACACGCGCGCGCCTGCTCGGAGTCGCGCTCGTTCTGGCTCTGGTCCTGCTCGGCTTCGACCGCTACGCCGCCTACGCCCATCGCCCCGGACCCGATTCCACGCAGATCGTCCTCTACACGACCGCATGGTGCGGCTACTGCGAGCGGCTTCGGGAGGGTCTGCGCGCGAGCAACGTCCCGTACAGGGAATACGACGTCGAGAAGACGCTGCAGGGGTCGCTCGGCATGTGGGCGCTGCGCGGCCGCGGCGTGCCCGTGTCGGCGATCGGGCCGGAGGTCGTCCACGGGTACCAGGTCGCGAAGATCGAACGGGCGCTGCGCGCCCTCGGGCACGACTTCACGCCTTTCGCGTCCATCGAGTCGCGCGGGTCCGCGTCGACCGGTGCGCCTCCGGACGCCGGCTCCGTCCGCGCGAAAGCGCGGTAGAACCCGGCTCGCTCAGATCTTCCGCGAGTCGTACGCCCAGTGCAGCAGCGCCTGCCGCTGTCGCCGGCGACAACCGAGGTCACGGGGCTCGCAATGCTTTCTGATCTGCGCGATGTGCCGGCCCATCGCCCGCCAGCGCCGGATCTGGCGCTCGTCGTCCGCGCAGCGGCGGCCCATGTAGTAGCGGCAGTACCACTGGAACCAGCCGCGCGGGTCCTCGGGGTAGATCCAGCCCTTCCTGCGCCAGTACGACAGCGGCTTCGAGGCGTTCACGCCGAAGTAGTTGATCGCCGCATCGTGCCGCTCGGGGCACAGCTTCGCGCGCTCGAACCAGTCCTTCGGAAACTCCCGGGCGCAGTCGGTCATGTACTTGCCTCCGAAGACGCCGAGCCGGAGCATCTGCTTGGGCGTCAACTCCGGCCGGAAATCCGGATGAAACCGGCGCCCCACGGGCTCGGTGAGGAAGTACGCGTAGCCCTTCTGCATGCGGTCGCGGACCACCACGCGCCTGCGCAGCAGCGTTCGCGAGCGGGACGGGCGGCGCATTACCTTTTCACTCGACATGGCAACGAGATCGTTATGAGCCGGATCGGGTTCCGGTCAGCACGATCGACGGAGAACGCTTCGATGTCGATTTTACCCGGCGTCGGCGGCTCTGCGCTGGATGTCATTTTTCGCCCGAGGCGAGGGTCATCTCTCGTAGTGACGCCGGAGCGGCCGCGTCATCCCGGAAGCTTGCGCGAAATGTCAGGGCATTGCCGCAAGATGTCCGACGACGCCCGGTCGGGTGTAGAGTCCCGGGTCGAGCGCCACGGAAGGCACCCGTCCGTGCCGTCTCGCGCCGAAGCGCTCAGAAGAAGGAGACGTCATGACAGTTCGAAGAAGAATGTTGAGCTACCTCGTCGTTTAGCTCGGTCTCGGACCCACTCTTGCCGATGCAGACAACGGGCTGATCGCAGTCCGGAGCGCAGGCAACGTCGAGCAGACGACGCAACGCCTCCAGAAGGTGCTGAAGGAGAAAGGGGTGAACATCGTGGCGACCGTCGATCACGCCGCCGCGGCCTCGAAGGCCGGGATGAAGCTTCGGCCGACGCGCGTGGTGATCTTCGGCAATCCCAAGGCCGGCACCCCGCTGATGCAGTGCGCCCAGACGATCGGCATCGACCTGCCGCAGAAGGCGTTGATCTACGAGGACGACAAGGGTCAGACGTGGATCGCCTACAACGACGTCGCGTATCTCGCGAAACGCCACGACATCGGCCAGTGCGGGGAGTCGGTCGAGACGAACGCGAAGGCGCTGAAGGGCCTCATCGGCCAGGCGGCGGGCGGCTCATCATAGTCCTGCGCCACGGCGAGGTTGCATTTCAGCTTTCGTATTCCTGGTGGACCGGCAGCTCCTCGCCGCCGCAGGACCAGCTCGCGCGCGAGCCCCAGAAGATGCGAGCTTGCGGTCGGATCGAGGGCTCGCTGTCGAGCGAGCCGGCCGGAATGACGATGAAGCCCGTCTCCTTCACGTAGCGGGGCAGCCGCGCGCCGCAGACGCCGCAGAAGCAGTTGGCGAAGCGCTGCGCCTCGGGAACCTTGTAGTACCGGACGTGCTGTTCGCCCTGGAGCCAGTCGATGGAGCCGGTCTGGACGAGCAGGTTGGATGCATGACCGGTGCCGGTCGCCTTGCGGCAGCGTTTGCAGTGGCAATGGTAGAACTTCGAAGGCTGGCCGCCGATCTCGTAGCGCACCGCGCCGCAGAGGCAGCTGCCGCGGAGTACCGTGTCGTTCATTCGAAGGTTCCCATAGAGAGGCTCCCCATTCTCGGCGAACAGGGAACCGGGCGGCAACCGGTGCGGCGGACGAGCGCCCCGAGTCGACTCGACAGGCAACCGCGATCCGCCGGGCGCGCGCCGCCTCGGTGTGCCCTCACTGCCGGTCGCCGGACAGCGTCAGCGTGTCGCCGGTGGCGAGGTCGTGGAGCTCGATGGTTCGCGAGCGACGCTGTCCCTGCGCGTCGATCTCGTAGACGTGGCGCTCGGTCGAGATCGGCGCGCCCAGGAAGGAGATCTGGGTCTCGACCGCGAAGTGGGCCCGCCCGCCGCCCGCCTCGGTCAGTCGCCACGTGACGGTCGACGCCTCGCCGTCCGAGTTGCCCAGTCCGGTGTAGCTGCCGACGGGACCGGAAGCGCCGATCGCGGCGGTCGGCGGAATCGCGCTGACGGACGTGGCCACCGAAACGCCGCCCAGCGAATCGCTCAGCCCCAGCAGCAGGGGGCCCGCGGGGTCGGGCGAGAAGTAGGCGACGGTGACGGCCTCCACCGACTCGTTCGTCGTCGTGTTCGTGATCGCGTATTCGGATCGAACCGGGACGGCGCGCTGGCCGTTGAACTCCGTCGCCGGCTCGGTGGTCTCCGTCAATTCGACGGCGAAGGCGCCGCCCTCGGAGTCGCTTCCGCTCAGCGCGTACTTCTCGGTGTGGCCGGCCGTCAGGAACTCGCGGGGCAGGCTCGGGAAGTCTCCGGCGGCCAGCCCGATCCCGGGGAATTGAATCGCGACCAACACGGTCGACAGCACGAACCGGGCGGCCGTCCTGCTCGCCGATAGAAGCATATCGGTTCTCCGTAACCGTGCCCGTCAGTAAAGGGCAGCGCGTCGTGCGATACAAGCGTCTCGCCGGTGATCCCCTTGTTCGACTGAAGGAACCGGCGGGCGCGCCGTCTCGAGATCATCGCGGGAACACCTCCCGGCCTCCTGGGCGCTGCGTCGTGCTCGACAGGAAGGTCGACCTGCTGCGCGCCAGAACCTGACGCGCGCGGTCCGGGCTCACGTTTCGTACCGCTCACTCGTGCGCGGGGCATTCGGCGCCTGCTCGTCCAGCGACTGCCGGTACCTGACGCAACCGCGCATGAACTCCGGCCATTCCGGCACGACCGGCAGGGGATCGGTCTGCTCCGGCAACAGTCCCCAGAGCGACGGGTGGTGCCAGCACAGCTCGTGGCGGCTGCTGTCGCGGTGTCTGCGGATTCCTTGCCGGAGCTTCTTGGTCTCGACGATCAGCTCCTCGCGCGTCATTCGATCGAGGTCCTCGTCCATCACGGCCCGCCTCCGCGTGTTTACGATCGTCTGACTCCCGTCGACCGACGCGGTTCGCACAACCGCGGTCGGCCTACAATGGCTCCTCGTACGGATGGCATAGGGCGAATGGCATGAGAACCCGTGAACCCGAGCAGGTGACGATCGCCGTCGACACGGATCGGCGCGTGTCCGGCCTGCTGCGGGTTCCGGCGGACGCGCGCGCCTGCTGCGTCGTCGCGCACGGGGCCGGCGCGGGCATGATGCATCCGTTCATGGCTTCGCTGGCCGAGGGACTCGCGGAACGCCGCGTCGCCACGCTGCGCTATCAGTTTCCCTACATGGAGCGCGGCGCGAAGCGTCCCGACGCGCCGGCGGTCGCGCAGGCCACGGTGCGTGCCGCCACCGCAGCCGCGTCGCGCCTGGTGCCGGACCTCCCTCTCGTGGCGGGCGGGAAGTCCTTCGGCGGTCGCATGACCTCGCAGGCGCAGGCTGCGTCGCCTCTGGCCGGCGTCCGCGGCATCGCCTTCCTCGGGTTCCCGCTTCACGCCGCCGGCCGGCCGTCGGACGAGCGCGGCCGGCACCTCCTGGACGTGCATATCCCGATGCTCTTTCTGCAGGGAAGCCGCGACCGGCTCGCGGACCTGCAACGCCTGCGCCCCCTCGTCGGCCGGCTGGGCGCACGGGCGACCTTGAGGGTCTTCGACGACGCGGACCACTCGTTTCACGTGCCGGCGCGGTCCGGAAGCAGCGACGCGGACGTGAGAGCGCGGATGCTGGATGCGCTGGCGGACTGGATCGCGCTCGTGTCCGGCCCGTAACTGCCGAGAAACGGTCGTGGCGGGCGCACCATCGGGACCCGGCGACCTGGATTATCGAGCCTTCCCAACTAGACTTTCCGCTAGCAGCAGAACGCCCGCGGTCGGTTGACCGCTCTCTCTGCAAACCGTGCTGTCATCCCGCCTTGGCCTCCGGCTTGGGCTCGTCGTGGAACG is from Sulfurifustis variabilis and encodes:
- a CDS encoding GFA family protein, with amino-acid sequence MNDTVLRGSCLCGAVRYEIGGQPSKFYHCHCKRCRKATGTGHASNLLVQTGSIDWLQGEQHVRYYKVPEAQRFANCFCGVCGARLPRYVKETGFIVIPAGSLDSEPSIRPQARIFWGSRASWSCGGEELPVHQEYES
- a CDS encoding alpha/beta family hydrolase translates to MRTREPEQVTIAVDTDRRVSGLLRVPADARACCVVAHGAGAGMMHPFMASLAEGLAERRVATLRYQFPYMERGAKRPDAPAVAQATVRAATAAASRLVPDLPLVAGGKSFGGRMTSQAQAASPLAGVRGIAFLGFPLHAAGRPSDERGRHLLDVHIPMLFLQGSRDRLADLQRLRPLVGRLGARATLRVFDDADHSFHVPARSGSSDADVRARMLDALADWIALVSGP
- a CDS encoding DUF302 domain-containing protein, which gives rise to MNIVATVDHAAAASKAGMKLRPTRVVIFGNPKAGTPLMQCAQTIGIDLPQKALIYEDDKGQTWIAYNDVAYLAKRHDIGQCGESVETNAKALKGLIGQAAGGSS
- a CDS encoding glutaredoxin domain-containing protein, translated to MNPLAKTRARLLGVALVLALVLLGFDRYAAYAHRPGPDSTQIVLYTTAWCGYCERLREGLRASNVPYREYDVEKTLQGSLGMWALRGRGVPVSAIGPEVVHGYQVAKIERALRALGHDFTPFASIESRGSASTGAPPDAGSVRAKAR